Proteins from a genomic interval of Stenotrophomonas sp. 24(2023):
- a CDS encoding 1-deoxy-D-xylulose-5-phosphate reductoisomerase: MDAAMNLRRVAVLGATGSIGASALDVIARHPDRFQVTVLAAGRQLQALLDLCRTHQPTHAVIADEQLYPALRDGLRAAGLATQPHAGSAALDQLAASDACDTVVAAIVGAAGLSSTLAAAAAGKRILLANKESLVLAGELLTRTAERAGAEIIPIDSEHSAIFQCLRSRDASLDGAGVRRILLTASGGPFRGRRRADLEQVTPAQAVAHPKWSMGPKISVDSATLMNKGLEVIEAHHLFHVPAQRIQVLVHPQSLVHSLVEFIDGSTLAQMGLPDMRTTLAVGLGWPQRIEAGVGGLDLLAQGRLDFEAPDTDAFPCLALAWQAMDAGGTAPAVLNAANEEAVSAFLQGRVGFLAIPALVANALSTLPAEPADTLEVLLSADQRARQLTLNAIAAA; encoded by the coding sequence ATGGATGCCGCAATGAACCTGCGCCGGGTCGCCGTGCTCGGCGCCACCGGCTCGATCGGTGCTTCGGCGCTGGACGTGATCGCACGCCACCCGGACCGCTTCCAGGTCACCGTGCTGGCGGCGGGCCGCCAGCTCCAGGCGCTGCTGGACCTGTGCCGCACGCACCAGCCCACGCACGCGGTCATTGCCGACGAACAGCTCTACCCGGCCCTGCGTGACGGCCTGCGTGCGGCCGGGCTGGCCACCCAGCCCCATGCCGGCAGTGCCGCGCTGGACCAGCTGGCCGCCAGCGATGCCTGCGACACCGTGGTGGCCGCCATCGTGGGGGCGGCCGGGCTGTCCTCCACCCTGGCCGCCGCCGCCGCCGGCAAGCGCATCCTGCTGGCCAACAAGGAATCCCTGGTGCTGGCCGGCGAACTGCTGACCCGCACCGCCGAGCGGGCCGGGGCCGAGATCATCCCGATCGACAGCGAGCACAGCGCGATCTTCCAGTGCCTGCGCTCGCGCGATGCCAGCCTGGACGGTGCCGGCGTGCGCCGGATCCTGCTGACCGCCTCCGGCGGGCCGTTCCGCGGGCGCCGCCGCGCCGACCTGGAACAGGTCACCCCGGCGCAGGCCGTGGCCCACCCGAAGTGGTCGATGGGGCCGAAGATCTCGGTCGACTCGGCGACGTTGATGAACAAGGGGCTGGAAGTCATCGAGGCCCACCACCTGTTCCACGTGCCGGCGCAGCGCATCCAGGTGCTGGTGCACCCGCAGAGCCTGGTGCATTCGCTGGTCGAATTCATCGATGGCTCCACCCTGGCGCAGATGGGCCTGCCGGACATGCGCACCACCCTGGCCGTCGGCCTGGGCTGGCCGCAGCGCATCGAGGCCGGCGTGGGCGGGCTGGACCTGTTGGCCCAGGGCCGGCTGGATTTCGAAGCGCCCGACACCGACGCCTTCCCCTGCCTGGCCCTGGCCTGGCAGGCCATGGATGCCGGCGGGACCGCACCGGCGGTGCTCAACGCCGCCAACGAAGAGGCGGTTTCAGCGTTTCTTCAGGGCCGCGTCGGTTTTCTTGCCATTCCGGCCCTGGTCGCTAACGCTCTGTCAACACTGCCGGCCGAGCCTGCCGATACACTGGAGGTCCTGCTGTCCGCCGACCAGCGTGCCCGCCAGCTCACCCTGAACGCCATCGCCGCCGCCTGA
- a CDS encoding phosphatidate cytidylyltransferase produces the protein MTKTRVLAALIMAPAAIAAILLLPTQWLAAAAAAVLLIGLWEWLKLAEVDDTLARTVLLVLNLVLMVLMVWADAGSMVLFQIATLVGVGWWLLALLWLRFYQFGTQPGSPARIFKLLAGTLAIVPAWASLVLIHAGGDSTTGNGHLWLLAALALVWAADSGAYFAGRRFGRHKLAPRISPNKTWEGLFGGLLAGVAVALGLGWLAGVETAHLPGLLVTSVVAVFASVLGDLYESLIKRHAGAKDSGNLIPGHGGVLDRVDGVLAALPVFALGKAIFGF, from the coding sequence ATGACCAAGACCCGAGTCCTTGCCGCGCTCATCATGGCGCCGGCTGCCATCGCCGCGATCCTGCTGCTGCCGACCCAGTGGCTGGCCGCCGCGGCTGCCGCCGTCCTGCTGATCGGCCTGTGGGAATGGCTGAAGCTGGCCGAGGTGGACGATACGCTGGCCCGTACCGTGCTGCTGGTGCTGAACCTGGTGCTGATGGTGCTGATGGTCTGGGCCGACGCCGGCAGCATGGTGCTGTTCCAGATCGCCACCCTGGTGGGGGTCGGCTGGTGGCTGCTGGCCCTGCTGTGGCTGCGCTTCTACCAGTTCGGCACCCAGCCGGGCAGCCCGGCGCGCATCTTCAAGCTGCTGGCGGGTACGCTGGCCATCGTGCCGGCGTGGGCCTCGCTGGTGCTGATCCATGCCGGTGGCGATTCCACCACCGGCAATGGCCACCTGTGGCTGCTGGCCGCGCTGGCGCTGGTGTGGGCGGCCGATTCGGGCGCCTACTTCGCCGGGCGCCGCTTCGGGCGCCACAAGCTGGCCCCGCGGATCAGCCCGAACAAGACCTGGGAAGGCCTGTTCGGCGGCCTGCTGGCCGGCGTGGCCGTTGCCCTCGGCCTGGGCTGGCTGGCCGGCGTGGAGACCGCGCACCTGCCCGGGCTGCTGGTCACCTCGGTGGTGGCCGTGTTCGCCTCGGTACTGGGCGACCTGTACGAAAGCCTGATCAAGCGCCATGCCGGTGCCAAGGATTCGGGCAACCTGATTCCCGGCCACGGTGGCGTGCTCGACCGCGTCGACGGCGTGCTGGCGGCCCTGCCGGTGTTCGCGCTGGGCAAGGCCATCTTCGGATTCTGA
- the uppS gene encoding polyprenyl diphosphate synthase, which produces MPSVPPPLPAALPRHVAIIMDGNGRWAQLRRRPRIIGHRAGARAVNRTIERCLELGIPALTLFAFSSENWGRPQEEVDALMKLFLGALDREVDELHRRGVRVRFIGDRERFGAGLVSRMQLAEQRTADNTAMTLSIAASYGGRQDIAHAARALAAEVAAGRLLPEQIDESLLGRHVALADLPPPDLFIRTGGDTRISNFLLWQLAYTELWFTEALWPDFDATQLQLALDAYAGRERRFGLTSAQIAALATETSIP; this is translated from the coding sequence ATGCCTTCAGTCCCGCCTCCTCTTCCGGCCGCGCTGCCGCGCCACGTTGCCATCATCATGGATGGCAACGGGCGTTGGGCGCAGCTGCGCCGCCGCCCCCGCATCATCGGCCACCGTGCCGGTGCGCGCGCGGTCAACCGTACGATCGAGCGCTGCCTTGAACTGGGCATCCCCGCGCTGACCCTGTTCGCCTTCTCCAGCGAGAACTGGGGCCGGCCGCAGGAGGAAGTCGATGCGCTGATGAAACTGTTCCTCGGCGCGCTCGACCGCGAAGTGGACGAGCTGCACCGCCGTGGCGTGCGCGTGCGCTTCATCGGCGACCGCGAGCGTTTCGGTGCCGGGCTGGTCAGCCGCATGCAGCTGGCCGAACAGCGCACCGCCGACAACACGGCCATGACCCTGTCCATCGCCGCCAGCTATGGTGGACGGCAGGACATCGCCCATGCCGCCCGCGCGCTGGCCGCCGAGGTGGCTGCCGGCCGCCTGCTGCCCGAACAGATCGACGAAAGCCTGCTGGGCCGTCACGTCGCCCTGGCCGACCTGCCGCCGCCGGACCTGTTCATCCGCACCGGCGGCGACACCCGCATCAGCAACTTCCTGCTGTGGCAGCTGGCCTACACCGAGCTGTGGTTCACCGAGGCGCTGTGGCCGGATTTCGATGCCACGCAGCTGCAGTTGGCACTTGACGCCTATGCCGGGCGCGAACGCCGCTTCGGCCTGACCAGCGCCCAGATCGCCGCCCTGGCCACCGAGACGTCCATTCCATGA
- the frr gene encoding ribosome recycling factor: MLNDIKNNAQTRMAKSIDALKHTLTSVRTGRATPALLDRVTVNAYGNASTPLNQVASISNADAHSLLVTPFDKSMIKEIEKGLYNHEFTPNTLGAAIRINMPPPTEERRKELVKQVQKEGEGAKIAIRNIRQDANKEVAKLVKDKAISEDEKKRGEDDIQKLTDASIKDVDKVVAEKEKELLSV; the protein is encoded by the coding sequence ATGCTCAACGACATCAAGAACAACGCGCAGACGCGCATGGCCAAGAGCATCGACGCTCTGAAGCACACCCTCACCTCCGTCCGCACCGGGCGTGCCACCCCCGCCCTGCTGGACCGCGTGACGGTCAACGCCTATGGCAACGCCAGCACCCCGCTGAACCAGGTGGCGTCCATTTCCAACGCCGATGCCCACTCGCTGCTGGTCACGCCCTTCGACAAGAGCATGATCAAGGAAATCGAGAAGGGCCTGTACAACCACGAGTTCACCCCGAACACGCTGGGCGCGGCGATCCGCATCAACATGCCGCCGCCGACCGAAGAGCGCCGCAAGGAGCTGGTCAAGCAGGTGCAGAAGGAAGGCGAAGGCGCCAAGATCGCCATCCGCAACATCCGCCAGGATGCCAACAAGGAAGTGGCCAAGCTGGTCAAGGACAAGGCGATCAGCGAAGACGAGAAGAAGCGCGGCGAAGACGACATCCAGAAGCTGACCGATGCCAGCATCAAGGACGTCGACAAGGTCGTCGCCGAAAAGGAAAAGGAACTGCTGTCGGTCTGA
- the pyrH gene encoding UMP kinase, with protein sequence MSKLAYRRILLKLSGEALMGDEDYGIDPKVINRLAREVIEAQQAGAEVALVIGGGNIFRGAGLAAGGMDRVTGDQMGMLATVINALAMQDALEKLGAKARVMSAIKINDVCEDYIRRRAIRHLEKGRLVIFAAGVGSPFFTTDSGAALRAIEIGADLLLKATKVDGVYDKDPNKYSDAVRFDSLSYDEVIRRGLEVMDTAAFALARDSDLPMRVFDMGQPGELLKILHGSNIGTLVQGRDPA encoded by the coding sequence ATGTCCAAGCTCGCCTATCGCCGCATCCTGTTGAAACTTTCCGGGGAGGCGCTGATGGGAGACGAGGACTACGGCATCGACCCGAAGGTCATCAACCGCCTGGCCCGTGAGGTCATCGAAGCCCAGCAGGCCGGCGCCGAAGTGGCCCTGGTGATCGGCGGCGGCAACATCTTCCGCGGCGCAGGCCTGGCCGCCGGCGGCATGGACCGCGTCACCGGCGACCAGATGGGCATGCTGGCCACGGTCATCAACGCCCTGGCCATGCAGGACGCGCTGGAGAAACTGGGCGCCAAGGCCCGCGTGATGAGCGCGATCAAGATCAACGACGTGTGCGAGGACTACATCCGCCGCCGCGCCATCCGCCACCTGGAAAAGGGCCGCCTGGTCATCTTCGCCGCCGGCGTCGGCAGCCCGTTCTTCACCACCGATTCGGGCGCGGCACTGCGCGCCATCGAGATCGGCGCCGACCTGCTGCTGAAGGCCACCAAGGTGGATGGTGTCTACGACAAGGACCCCAACAAGTACAGCGATGCCGTGCGCTTTGACAGCCTGAGCTACGACGAGGTGATCCGCCGCGGCCTGGAAGTGATGGATACGGCCGCCTTCGCCCTGGCCCGCGACAGCGACCTGCCGATGCGCGTGTTCGACATGGGCCAGCCGGGCGAGCTGCTGAAGATCCTGCACGGCTCCAATATCGGCACCCTGGTGCAGGGCCGCGACCCGGCCTGA
- a CDS encoding GGDEF domain-containing protein has protein sequence MSPELTAALTLCRNLPSPPGIALRIIELAQDPEAEIATAADIIAIDMALSARMLRIANSPLYASRRRIENLAQALTMLGLNATVSLALGFTVTQGLVGNGGDSHDLRERAWRRSILSALAASQLGQARGLRRLEELMLAGLLQDIGVLCLAQTQPDRYLPLLRDAQDNTALVAREREALDCTHADVGAWVAEQWGLPRYLVDSIKRSEDGEPASDPFQACVQLAGPVADIWLADDADAARECALQQVHAQLGLDSARFDQVLARISEALPDIASLFDSGLNSPLRVRELIDHAQELATLRNLREMQDAEQARRRADEFEARAKRLADQAHRDALTGVLNRRQLEAVLEQEFNRAARHGWPLSVAFIDLDDFKKINDAHGHLTGDEVLRVFAGKLQGQLRHSDTVARFGGEEFVALLPNTTENVALDVIRRVLASIVSTPMAELEGGPLFVTFSAGVATQGGYERFADVNDLLRAADDVLYRSKNLGRNRVIARSPGELGHDELAAAAGVELG, from the coding sequence ATGTCGCCCGAGCTGACCGCCGCCCTGACCCTGTGCCGCAACCTGCCCTCGCCGCCGGGGATCGCCCTGCGCATCATCGAGCTGGCGCAGGATCCGGAGGCGGAAATCGCCACCGCCGCGGACATCATCGCCATCGACATGGCGCTCAGCGCGCGCATGCTGCGCATCGCCAATTCACCGCTGTACGCAAGCCGCCGGCGCATCGAGAACCTGGCCCAGGCGCTGACCATGCTGGGCCTGAACGCCACGGTGAGCCTGGCGCTGGGCTTCACGGTCACCCAGGGCCTGGTCGGCAATGGCGGCGACAGCCATGACCTGCGCGAGCGCGCCTGGCGGCGCAGCATCCTCAGCGCACTGGCGGCCAGCCAGCTGGGCCAGGCCCGTGGCCTGCGCCGGCTGGAGGAGCTGATGCTGGCCGGCCTGCTGCAGGACATCGGCGTGCTGTGCCTGGCACAGACACAACCCGACCGTTACCTGCCCCTGCTGCGCGATGCCCAGGACAACACGGCCCTGGTCGCGCGCGAGCGCGAGGCACTGGACTGCACCCACGCCGATGTCGGCGCCTGGGTGGCCGAGCAGTGGGGCCTGCCACGCTACCTGGTGGACAGCATCAAGCGCAGCGAGGATGGCGAACCGGCCAGCGACCCGTTCCAGGCCTGCGTGCAGCTGGCCGGCCCGGTGGCCGACATCTGGCTGGCCGACGATGCCGACGCTGCGCGTGAATGCGCCCTGCAGCAGGTGCATGCCCAGCTGGGCCTGGACAGCGCCCGCTTCGACCAGGTGCTGGCCCGCATCAGCGAGGCCCTGCCGGACATCGCCAGCCTGTTTGACAGCGGGCTCAATTCCCCGCTGCGGGTGCGCGAACTGATCGACCACGCACAGGAACTGGCCACGCTGCGCAACCTGCGTGAAATGCAGGATGCCGAGCAGGCGCGCCGTCGCGCCGACGAATTCGAAGCCCGCGCCAAGCGGCTGGCCGACCAGGCCCACCGCGACGCATTGACCGGCGTCCTCAACCGGCGCCAGCTCGAAGCGGTGCTGGAACAGGAATTCAACCGCGCCGCCCGGCATGGCTGGCCGCTGTCGGTGGCCTTCATCGACCTGGATGACTTCAAGAAGATCAACGACGCCCACGGCCATCTCACCGGCGATGAGGTGCTGCGCGTGTTCGCCGGCAAGCTGCAGGGGCAGCTGCGCCACAGCGACACCGTGGCGCGCTTCGGCGGCGAGGAGTTCGTGGCCCTGCTGCCCAACACCACCGAGAACGTGGCCCTGGACGTGATCCGGCGCGTGCTGGCCAGCATCGTGTCCACGCCCATGGCCGAACTGGAGGGCGGGCCGCTGTTCGTGACCTTCTCCGCCGGCGTGGCCACCCAGGGCGGTTACGAACGCTTTGCCGATGTGAACGACCTGCTGCGCGCGGCCGACGATGTGCTGTACCGCTCCAAGAACCTGGGCCGCAACCGGGTCATCGCCCGCTCCCCCGGCGAGCTGGGCCATGACGAACTGGCGGCCGCGGCCGGGGTGGAACTGGGCTGA
- the tsf gene encoding translation elongation factor Ts, producing MEITASLVKELRERTGAGMMECKKALTEAGGDINAAAEALRKSGAAKADKKADRVAAEGRLGLAQDGGKAVLVEINSETDFVANDINFKNFVDAVAAAALASGAADVEALKTATLADGRVVEEARATAVQTLGENIQIRRLVKVDTTGNVGAYVHTNGKVGALVNLIGGDVELARGLAMHVAALKPPHNKAADVPADFVEKEKEIELAKMSEKDKSKPADILEKIISGKINKIVSEVTLYGQSYVLDGDKTVEQVVKAAGGDVAGFQLLVVGEGIEKVVEDYAAEVAKAMQV from the coding sequence GTGGAAATCACTGCTTCCCTGGTCAAGGAACTGCGCGAGCGCACCGGCGCCGGCATGATGGAGTGCAAGAAGGCACTCACCGAAGCTGGCGGCGACATCAACGCCGCTGCTGAAGCCCTGCGCAAGTCCGGTGCCGCCAAGGCCGACAAGAAGGCTGACCGCGTGGCTGCCGAAGGCCGCCTGGGCCTGGCCCAGGACGGTGGCAAGGCCGTGCTGGTCGAGATCAACTCGGAAACCGACTTCGTCGCCAACGACATCAACTTCAAGAACTTCGTCGACGCCGTCGCCGCGGCCGCGCTGGCCTCCGGCGCTGCTGACGTCGAAGCCCTGAAGACCGCCACCCTGGCCGATGGCCGCGTCGTCGAAGAAGCCCGCGCCACCGCCGTGCAGACCCTGGGTGAGAACATCCAGATCCGCCGCCTGGTGAAGGTCGACACCACCGGCAACGTCGGTGCCTACGTCCACACCAACGGCAAGGTCGGCGCCCTGGTCAACCTGATCGGCGGCGACGTCGAGCTGGCCCGCGGCCTGGCCATGCACGTGGCCGCGCTGAAGCCGCCGCACAACAAGGCTGCCGATGTGCCGGCCGACTTCGTGGAAAAGGAAAAGGAAATCGAACTGGCCAAGATGTCCGAGAAGGACAAGTCCAAGCCGGCCGACATCCTGGAAAAGATCATCAGCGGCAAGATCAACAAGATCGTCAGCGAAGTGACCCTGTACGGCCAGAGCTACGTGCTGGACGGCGACAAGACCGTCGAGCAGGTGGTCAAGGCTGCCGGCGGCGACGTGGCGGGCTTCCAGCTGCTGGTCGTCGGTGAAGGCATCGAAAAGGTGGTGGAAGACTACGCCGCCGAAGTCGCCAAGGCGATGCAGGTCTGA
- the rpsB gene encoding 30S ribosomal protein S2, with translation MPQVTMRQMLEAGVHFGHQTRYWNPKMAPYIFGARGKIHIINLEKTVPLFNDAMNFISSVAQKRGTILFLGTKRSARETIKEEAERCGMPFMNQRWLGGTLTNFRTVKQSVARLKELEAGETDGTFEKLVKHEVLGLRRERDKLEASLGGIKEMNRLPDAIFVIDIGHEDIAIKEAKKLGIPVIAVVDTNYNPELVDYAIPGNDDAIRAVQLYARAAADAVLEGKAAAPHAASVREEEFADAVAEGEEAKPARRAPAKKAGGKKADEAQA, from the coding sequence ATGCCCCAGGTCACCATGCGTCAGATGCTGGAAGCCGGCGTCCACTTCGGCCACCAGACCCGCTACTGGAACCCCAAGATGGCTCCGTACATCTTCGGCGCCCGCGGCAAGATCCACATCATCAACCTGGAAAAGACCGTCCCGCTGTTCAACGACGCGATGAACTTCATCTCGTCCGTTGCCCAGAAGCGCGGCACCATCCTGTTCCTGGGCACCAAGCGCAGCGCCCGCGAAACCATCAAGGAAGAAGCCGAGCGTTGCGGCATGCCGTTCATGAACCAGCGCTGGCTGGGCGGCACCCTGACCAACTTCCGTACCGTCAAGCAGTCGGTTGCCCGCCTGAAGGAACTGGAAGCCGGTGAAACCGACGGCACCTTCGAAAAGCTGGTCAAGCACGAAGTGCTGGGCCTGCGCCGCGAGCGCGACAAGCTGGAAGCCTCGCTGGGCGGCATCAAGGAAATGAACCGCCTGCCGGACGCCATCTTCGTGATCGACATCGGCCACGAAGACATCGCCATCAAGGAAGCCAAGAAGCTGGGCATCCCGGTCATCGCCGTGGTCGACACCAACTACAACCCGGAACTGGTGGACTACGCCATCCCGGGCAACGATGACGCCATCCGCGCCGTGCAGCTGTACGCCCGCGCCGCCGCCGATGCCGTGCTGGAAGGCAAGGCCGCTGCTCCGCACGCCGCTTCGGTGCGCGAAGAAGAGTTCGCCGATGCCGTCGCCGAAGGCGAAGAGGCCAAGCCGGCCCGTCGCGCTCCGGCCAAGAAGGCTGGCGGCAAGAAGGCCGACGAAGCCCAGGCCTGA
- a CDS encoding molecular chaperone, whose protein sequence is MARWLLLALALLLAAPAPALELLPTTLQLAPGQDRTELWLYNPGPTRWQGQLRVLAWDQQLDAERLHDSDQMLASPARLDLPAGTRQRVWLLPSPTAVPATGGEQAFRVLLEPDSPGLPRYSLPLFSGLPSYTTAPQVRARLDADGQAPRLWLENTGPLHARLSELMYEAADGQRSVLLPGLAGYVLAGRQRRWALPPRADGYAGGRFLARLQDGVEAVLTRPAGQIAPAAAAGL, encoded by the coding sequence ATGGCGCGGTGGCTGCTGCTGGCACTGGCCCTGCTGCTGGCCGCGCCTGCGCCCGCGCTGGAACTGCTGCCGACCACGCTGCAGCTCGCGCCCGGCCAGGACCGCACCGAACTGTGGCTGTACAACCCCGGCCCCACCCGCTGGCAGGGCCAGCTGCGCGTGCTGGCCTGGGACCAGCAGCTGGACGCCGAGCGGCTGCATGACAGCGACCAGATGCTGGCCAGCCCCGCCCGGCTGGACCTGCCTGCCGGTACCCGGCAGCGGGTCTGGCTGCTGCCCTCGCCCACGGCGGTGCCGGCAACCGGCGGCGAGCAGGCGTTCCGCGTGCTGCTCGAACCGGACAGCCCCGGGCTGCCGCGCTATTCGCTGCCGCTGTTCAGCGGCCTGCCCTCCTACACCACCGCCCCCCAGGTCCGGGCCCGGCTGGACGCGGACGGCCAGGCGCCGCGCCTGTGGCTGGAAAACACCGGCCCGCTGCACGCCCGCCTGAGCGAACTGATGTACGAGGCCGCCGATGGCCAGCGCAGCGTGCTGCTGCCCGGCCTGGCCGGCTATGTGCTGGCCGGGCGGCAGCGGCGCTGGGCCCTGCCGCCGCGTGCCGACGGCTACGCCGGCGGGCGCTTCCTGGCCCGCCTGCAGGACGGCGTGGAGGCGGTCCTGACCCGCCCGGCCGGGCAAATTGCGCCGGCGGCCGCTGCCGGGCTATAA
- a CDS encoding spore coat U domain-containing protein — protein sequence MRALLLLALLLAGLLAAQPARAATTCSAVVDAALPFGTISNAAAGPSNATLNIRITCNTLALALLANAAVRVCVGIGNGDGGTTTTPWRTMVNGNGDTMNFQLYNDTGYSQITGLTPNGTPPAKELTLVYSVPALVGGSGVVTTQLSAQIPANQTLASGNYSRTFSGANVVLNWAYGETIIGNATMPSTCLAGVSGTGSASGVGTFTATANVLPQCGSYLTTDLDFGTVAGGISSNIDRTATLTLTCLRRTAYQISLDNGQNSLGTVRRMRTTINNSNYYLTYELYRDSNRSQRWGNTLNVDTYGNTGTGSAQQVTVYGRVSPVTGQPPAGTYTDRVQVTITY from the coding sequence GTGAGGGCCCTGCTGCTGCTTGCCCTGCTGCTGGCGGGCCTGCTGGCCGCTCAGCCGGCGCGTGCGGCCACCACCTGCAGCGCGGTGGTCGATGCCGCCCTGCCCTTCGGCACCATCAGCAATGCCGCTGCCGGCCCCAGCAACGCCACGCTCAACATCCGCATCACCTGCAACACATTGGCCCTGGCCCTGCTGGCCAACGCCGCCGTGCGGGTCTGCGTGGGCATCGGCAATGGCGATGGCGGCACCACCACCACGCCGTGGCGCACGATGGTCAACGGCAACGGCGACACGATGAACTTCCAGCTGTACAACGACACCGGCTACAGCCAGATCACCGGCCTGACCCCCAACGGCACGCCGCCGGCCAAGGAGCTGACCCTGGTCTATTCGGTGCCGGCGCTGGTGGGCGGCAGCGGCGTGGTGACCACCCAGCTGTCGGCGCAGATCCCGGCCAACCAGACCCTGGCATCGGGCAACTACAGCCGCACGTTCAGTGGCGCCAACGTGGTACTCAACTGGGCCTACGGGGAAACCATCATCGGCAACGCCACCATGCCCTCGACCTGCCTGGCCGGGGTATCGGGTACCGGCAGCGCCAGCGGCGTGGGCACCTTCACCGCCACTGCCAACGTGCTGCCGCAGTGCGGCAGCTACCTGACCACCGACCTGGATTTCGGCACCGTGGCCGGCGGCATCAGCAGCAACATCGACCGCACCGCCACCCTGACCCTGACCTGCCTGCGCCGCACCGCCTACCAGATCAGCCTGGACAACGGCCAGAACAGCCTGGGCACCGTCCGCCGCATGCGCACCACGATCAACAACAGCAACTACTACCTCACCTACGAGCTGTACCGCGACTCCAACCGCAGCCAGCGCTGGGGCAACACGCTCAACGTGGACACCTACGGCAACACCGGCACCGGCAGCGCCCAGCAGGTGACCGTCTATGGCCGGGTCAGCCCGGTCACCGGCCAGCCCCCGGCCGGCACCTATACCGACCGGGTGCAGGTGACCATCACCTACTGA